The sequence CGCATCCAACTCTTTCATCCCTAGCGTTATATAACGGGCGATCGCCATCATCGCGATGTAAATCGGGTATCGAACCGGGATCTTACCATTGACGACAAACTGCTGAACCATTGCCAACACTTCAAGGTAGATAAACATCAACAGAATATCGGTCAGCAATACCTTCTTCTGCTCATACATATGCATGAACTCTTCCACCATGGCAAACACGGTGGCGAGCGTAATCGCAATCAATAATAGTGCTTCTAATACATGGTAAATTTTTAAAAAAGGGCGACTAAACGAGGGAGG is a genomic window of Vibrio japonicus containing:
- a CDS encoding phosphate-starvation-inducible protein PsiE, which gives rise to MPSQLPPSFSRPFLKIYHVLEALLLIAITLATVFAMVEEFMHMYEQKKVLLTDILLMFIYLEVLAMVQQFVVNGKIPVRYPIYIAMMAIARYITLGMKELDAVPVVWLSVAAFILAAATLLIRAGHHYWPYVDRTTQEKDE